Proteins encoded in a region of the Ptychodera flava strain L36383 chromosome 4, AS_Pfla_20210202, whole genome shotgun sequence genome:
- the LOC139130561 gene encoding insulin-like growth factor-binding protein complex acid labile subunit — translation MNLSSRIISLFIILPAVFSSVDALCPAYCNCSVPLVVDCSSTALHTIPKDIDTDTETLDLHNNSITRLKANSFVSLTSLTELRLDSNLIDTIDDDAFNGTEVLENLNLANNRMASLNRTMFDGLLAITSLDVAHNKLSSIDDFTFENMTFLTTLHLNNNSIVNMTANTFKGIDSLEKLHLHYNKINELKEDTFSDLQNLASLRLDVNSIASIEKKAFNGLNSLTSLKLSSNDLTQVNGDMLEGVEQLEKLEIDRNWISIIEDEPFTKTPKLTNLALNLNNMSVISSAFWTGLGKLQELDLSYNRLKDVKVDSFKGLTNMEYLLLDSNGMQSIEEGAFNGLADLAYLQVSFNELTKVTTDMLTDWEICTPRPLGQ, via the coding sequence ATTTGTCGTCGAGGATCATCTCCCTTTTCATCATCCTCCCGGCGGTTTTCAGCAGCGTTGATGCACTCTGTCCTGCCTATTGTAACTGCAGCGTTCCATTGGTAGTGGACTGCTCGTCCACAGCCCTGCACACTATCCCTAAGGACATCGACACTGACACCGAGACACTTGACCTGCATAATAATAGTATAACGAGATTGAAAGCCAACTCTTTTGTCAGCCTAACAAGCCTAACCGAACTGCGGCTTGACTCTAATCTTATTGACACCATCGACGACGATGCTTTCAACGGAACAGAGGTTTTGGAAAATCTGAACTTGGCTAATAACAGAATGGCCTCTCTCAATAGAACCATGTTCGATGGCCTCCTAGCGATCACATCTCTCGATGTAGCTCACAACAAGTTATCTTCCATCGATGACTTTACCTTTGAAAACATGACTTTTTTAACGACACTACACCTTAACAACAATTCAATCGTAAATATGACAGCGAACACTTTTAAAGGAATAGACAGCCTTGAGAAATTGCACCTCCATTATAACAAAATAAACGAATTAAAGGAAGATACATTCAGCGATCTACAAAATTTGGCATCCCTTCGGTTGGACGTCAACAGCATCGCATCAATCGAGAAGAAAGCATTCAACGGTCTGAACTCCctaacttcattgaaattatcaagCAACGACCTAACACAGGTGAATGGCGATATGTTAGAAGGCGTTGAACAATTAGAGAAACTTGAAATTGACAGAAATTGGATCTCTATTATTGAGGATGAACCTTTCACTAAAACCCCCAAGCTCACCAATCTTGCTCTGAATCTTAATAATATGAGTGTGATCAGTTCGGCATTTTGGACCGGACTTGGCAAGTTACAAGAACTTGACCTCAGCTATAATCGTTTAAAAGATGTAAAAGTGGATTCTTTCAAAGGACTGACAAACATGGAATACTTGCTGCTTGATTCCAACGGAATGCAAAGCATAGAGGAAGGTGCCTTCAATGGACTCGCCGATCTGGCTTATCTACAAGTGTCTTTTAATGAACTTACTAAGGTAACGACGGACATGCTGACGGATTGGGAAATATGTACTCCTAGACCTCTCGGGCAATAA
- the LOC139131362 gene encoding insulin-like growth factor-binding protein complex acid labile subunit, producing the protein MKSWCGLILILVNFVMLCKGDDPACPVGCNCSVPLVVNCSSSGLTSVPEGIPLDTETLYLQGNKITRLEVNSFANMTSLITLRLDSNLIKTIDNGAFNGAESVETLNLANNNLTSLNRDMFDGLLGITSLDVAHNLLSSIEDFAFVDMIFLTELHLNNNSIEHMTANTFKGIDNLEELHLQYNKINELKENTFSDLRNLTSLRLDVNSIASIEKKAFSGLNSLTFLKLSSNDLTQLNGDMLDGLSFLKRLDIDRNVISTIADDTFTATPELIDLGLNINNMSEISSTFWTGLGKLQDLNLRYNRLQELKVDSFRGLTNMEHLELDSNRIQSIEKGAFNGLDHLIYLEMSFNTLTKITADMLTGLRKIDYINLSANNLSSLQENLFTECCINMTNLLMYYNQFEVLDPDWFIGLDRLNKIDLDTNKLRSIPGEIFEVLPSLSYLILTGNRSTAIAICLNTGRGPGATTLG; encoded by the coding sequence ATGAAATCGTGGTGCGGTCTGATTCTAATTTTGGTGAACTTCGTGATGCTTTGCAAGGGAGACGACCCGGCTTGTCCTGTGGGTTGTAACTGCAGCGTTCCATTGGTAGTAAACTGTTCATCGTCCGGCCTGACCAGTGTCCCAGAAGGCATTCCGCTTGACACCGAGACACTCTACCTGCAGGGCAACAAAATTACAAGATTGGAAGTGAACTCGTTTGCCAACATGACAAGCCTGATCACACTGCGTCTGGACTCAAATCTGATAAAAACCATCGACAACGGTGCTTTcaacggagcagaatcagtggAAACTCTGAACCTAGCCAATAACAACTTGACCTCTCTCAATAGAGACATGTTCGATGGCCTCCTCGGGATCACATCTCTCGATGTGGCACATAACCTGTTATCTTCCATCGAGGATTTTGCCTTTGTCGACATGATTTTTTTAACGGAGCTACACCTTAACAACAATTCAATCGAACATATGACAGCGAACACTTTCAAAGGAATAGACAATCTTGAGGAATTACATCTGCAATATAACAAAATAAACGAGTTAAAGGAAAATACATTCAGCGATCTAAGAAATTTAACATCCCTTCGGTTGGACGTCAACAGCATCGCATCAATCGAGAAGAAAGCTTTCAGCGGACTGAACTCCCTAACTTTCTTGAAATTATCAAGCAACGACCTGACTCAGTTGAATGGCGATATGTTAGACGGCCTTTCATTCCTGAAGAGACTTgacattgacagaaatgtgatCTCTACCATTGCGGACGATACTTTCACTGCAACACCCGAGCTTATCGACCTTGGTTTGAATATCAATAACATGAGTGAGATCAGCTCGACATTTTGGACCGGACTGGGCAAGCTACAAGATCTGAACCTCCGCTATAATCGTTTACAAGAACTGAAAGTGGATTCTTTCAGAGGACTGACAAACATGGAACACTTGGAGCTGGATTCCAACAGAATTCAAAGCATAGAGAAAGGTGCTTTCAATGGACTCGACCATCTTATCTACCTCGAAATGTCCTTCAACACACTTACCAAGATAACAGCGGACATGCTGACTGGTCTGAGAAAGATAGACTACATCAATCTATCCGCCAATAACTTGTCCTCACTCCAAGAAAACCTGTTCACAGAATGCTGCATAAATATGACAAATCTGCTGATGTACTACAACCAGTTTGAAGTGCTCGACCCCGATTGGTTCATCGGTCTAGATCGTCTCAATAAAATCGATCTGGACACCAACAAGCTCCGCTCCATTCCCGGTGAGATTTTTGAGGTTCTCCCCAGCCTCAGCTACCTCATCTTGACCGGTAACCGCTCCACTGCGATTGCGATATGCTTGAATACAGGGCGTGGTCCGGGTGCAACAACGCTGGGATGA